From Daphnia pulicaria isolate SC F1-1A chromosome 11, SC_F0-13Bv2, whole genome shotgun sequence, the proteins below share one genomic window:
- the LOC124315402 gene encoding carbonic anhydrase 2-like — protein sequence MAENLLLLKHIILAFLVCSSFLQIVNNSPIRNVRPTKGKNHQAVINPNIMVRTHENPWIEHWEIKKQRAISSWSYTDPEAWQHSFPTCGSNLQSPINIETASLRAYPKFYFGNYGNIDRMTVTNNGHTVLFSLPSSIPAESIPFITGGGLSNRYNFVQFHFHWGNDSSHGSEHRIKSKKYSAELHLVHYNTKYGSFSEATKYDEGLAVLGVLIKVGKKINSAFRAVVDQLNEVDEDGDETTLVNLISFKDLLPSRTTTFFRYSGSFTTPGCEEIIIWTVFDDSITISESQLSKFRLLKGRDSLTLVNNYRPVQSLSGRTVTYRSHSGCHITINWSHISSPIVDIYQYSTCVFSFYANSFLTILGVNL from the exons ATGGccgaaaatttattattgcttAAACACATAATATTGGCATTCCTCGTGTGCAGCAGCTTTTTGCAGATTGTCAACAACTCGCCGATCAGAAACGTGAGACCGACAAAGG GTAAAAATCACCAAGCAGTCATCAACCCTAACATCATGGTCCGCACCCATGAAAATCCTTGGATTGAACATtgggaaattaaaaaacaacggG CTATCTCATCCTGGAGTTACACAG accCAGAGGCTTGGCAACATTCATTTCCAACATGTGGCAGTAACCTTCAATCGCCAATCAACATTGAGACGGCCTCTTTGAGAGCCTACCCGAAATTTTACTTTGGTAATTACGGAAACATCGACCGGATGACTGTTACCAATAATGGACACACAG TGTTGTTTAGCCTTCCCTCGAGCATTCCGGCAGAGTCTATACCCTTTATTACCGGCGGCGGATTATCAAATCGATACAATTTCGTtcaatttcactttcactgGGGAAATGATTCATCGCACGGCAGCGAGCATCGCATCAAATCTAAAAA atattCGGCTGAACTTCACTTGGTTCACTATAATACCAAATACGGATCGTTCTCCGAAGCGACGAAATACGATGAAGGTCTGGCCGTTTTGGGTGTTCTCATTAAG GTAGGGAAAAAGATTAATTCAGCATTCCGAGCTGTCGTTGATCAGTTGAATGAAGTTGACGAAGACGGTGACGAAACGACACTGGTAAATCTGATTTCATTTAAAGATTTATTACCGTCTCGAACCACTACATTCTTCCGCTATTCCGGTTCTTTTACAACGCCCGGATGTGAGGAAATAATTATCTGGACTGTTTTTGATGACTCCATCACTATCTCCGAGAGCCAG ctaTCGAAATTTAGACTTTTAAAAGGAAGAGATAGTTTAACTTTGGTAAATAATTACCGGCCCGTTCAGTCTTTGAGCGGACGCACCGTCACATATAGATCTCATTCCGGATGTCATATTACGATAAACTGGTCTCATATTTCCTCACCTATCGTCGACATATATCAATATAGCACCtgcgtattttctttttatgcaaATTCTTTCCTAACCATTTTAGGTGTAAATTTATAA